tcataaTTTGGAAATCTCTCACTCTGCGGGTAAAGCAGAATGCAGGGTCTTAGTCATTTGAGGCTCCCGCCTCCGTCCTGCATTGTTTGGCGGCCATGATTGGAGAAGTAACATCTTTAAATAGAATGCTGCCTCATCTGACATGACTGGATCACTGGAGCGGCAGTAAATGCAGGGTCTGACTTATTCTGGATAAACGCCAACAAAAATACCGCTGCTCAACACTGGAATATTTGAGCCGCCTTCTCAGGTTTGTTGTTCATGGtgcagacagaaaaaaaaacatccgacTCCATAAAGCTttatgtattaggctactttcacactagcgttcgggcggatccgttctgaacggatccgatcatattaatgcagacggaggctccgttcagtacggatccgtctgcattaataactttaaaaaaattcgcaagtgcgaaagtagcctgcgcggatccgttcagactttcaatgtaaagtcaatgggggacggatccgcttgaagattgagccacattgtggcatcttcaaacggatccgtccccattgacttacattgaaagtctggacggatccgcacgcctccgaacggccaggcggacacccaaacgctgcaagcagcgttcagctgtccgcctgtccgtgcggaggcgagcggagcggaggctgaacgccgccagactgatgcagtctgagcggatccgcctccattcagactgcatcagggctggacggctgcgttcgggtccgctcgtgagctccttcaaacggagctcacgaacggaaacccgaacgctagtgtgaaagtagccttaaaatgttctgcaactttctaatataatTTGTGTTTGGATGCCTCACCGTTCCCAAGATctctgcctgctgtcagtgaacgGCACCGTTCTCCTTTTATAACCAAGGGctgatttttcttatttttttttcctaattcccTGACTTTGCCTGTGCTTCCTTTCAGAGGACAATGCAGTCGTGACTCTTGATGTGTCCGTGGCGTACCGTGACGAGTTAAATGATCCGTGGACTGAGCTGGCAAGTTCTGTCGAGCAGAGAAAACTTCAGTGCACGTTCCCAGTTGCGAAGGTGATATTTCTGGAGCCTATTGTGGTTGTGTTGGACCGTATTCTTCAAGAAAGGGTTAAAATCTGTAGTGTTAGCAAGAAGTGGGGTCAAATGAAATGGCTCTGACTACACACAGGCTTtggttgtagtctgttaccatggagacatgtAGGTCTAAACaggattgatttattttttatgcaaaactgTCCAGCCTAGGAGCAGACAACGCCGATGATGGTGACCTGTTCTATCACATGTGACTACCGAGGCCAATGACTGGTCATGGGACAGGACCAAGCTACTGGCAATCTGGCGGAGACGGGAAGCGGCAGGGAACTGGGGCCGTGACATAGGAATGACAGGACTGCAGACAAGTAGTGTTTTGGCCACAGGTTCCCACCCAGTGAGGTTGTCCTTGGTCTATACTATTACATGGGGAGTAAGGCTGTTCAGAATTTgcctttttatgttattttagggTTCTTTTTGTTTTGTAATTATTTTAAACTCTATCAAAACCTTTTGTGGGTAATTTTATTATTGTTGTTATACTCATTTTGGGCcaagtaattatttttttcagtttttattacaTATTTTCTGCCATTTTCCCAGTATAGCTAGCAGCTTCTATGCAATTCCAGAGTAGCAGGCTTTCTGTAGAGTCCGTCAcctgacagctcatgtgaagcctttctctgaactcctgacagctcataaacactcattgttAAACTAATAGGAATATGCCTTAAATATCagtttaatgagtgtttatgagctgttaggagTTAAGAGATGGGGGGGGgcttcacatgagctgtcagatgacGGACTCAACAGAAAGCCTGCTACTCTGAAATTGCATAGAAGCTGTCTGCTACAGGGAAATGGCTGAAAAAGtgtttaatgaagaccaattgGAGAAaacatatattcttttttttctattgtagtgcaaaatgagtagaatgcaattaataaaaataaatgtccatagcctttaatataAGGCGGTGGGATAGATCTGCAAATCTCTGCCAAGTTCTGCTGAATTTAAATGGACTTCCTATCAACTAACCATTTGAAAGTCGAGCTTTCCCAGCCCAAGATGGCTGATACCAGACTGCATTCAACAGAGTTTTTAATGTCCGAGTCTCTCTAGATCCATGGCCTCCAATCTGCATCTCTCCAGCACCAAGCACACCCTGGCAGCGAAAGGGTGTCAGGACATGGtcctggtgggagttgtagtttttgcaATATCTTGCTTTGTTCTCCTTCCATAACTTGTTTTCTTCTGGTGCAGACCGCTGACAATCAGGGCCGGTACTATGAATGCGATGTCCTGCCCCTCATGGAGCTGGGGACCGTGGCGCATAAATATTACCTGGTGAACATCAGAATTCCCGTTAACGAGGAGAAGAAGATAAATGTGAACATCGGAGAGATAAACGACCTGCATTTAGTGGTGAGAAATCCTTCAATACTCCAAATGAATTCTGCTCTGAGCTTTTAAAGGATAATTAGACTGAAAAATGAGCGGCCATGGAAGCCATTCCTCCCGCTCGGCTCATTATGCGGAGCGTAAGCATCCTTTTAGAGCTGAGTGATTTCAGTCTACCGCACGAACACATGCAAAATATTTTGCCGCCTTGCCCACAGAGGGCGCTATTGTACCTCCATGCTAAAGCTTTACCTGGTCCCAGCAGGTGACATTACATAACATACAAATCCAGTAACAAGATTACACTGCACGACGTATCGGCCTACTTCTGCTTTAGATCACTAGCATTAGGAGTTTGGGGTCGGGGCTAAGGGTCTGTGCAAACGTCGCATCTCGGACCCCTTCATCATTTTCCGTAACATCTGAATCGTGGACATGTACTGGTCAGGATCCCATTTGTAGGTTTTTGCAGCTCTTGTAGATTGAATGGCCATCTCTGGGTTAAAGGGGTAATAATTCATGGTTTCAAGAAGTCTAATTGCTGTCATTCGAtaggaattcccccccccccccaaaagtccccaaaaaaattaactgCAGCATTTTTGTAGTGCAGGGGGCAAAAAAGCATGGAAATCCGtgtgcatgttctattttgtaaACCTTTGTTCCGTAATTTGCAAAATGGATGAACTTGTCCTATTTTGgtctgaagtcaatgggtccctcaggataggtaatcgatATCAGATAGGCGGCGGTCCGACGTGCAGCGGTGAAAACTGGAGCTCTGAGTGCTATTATGGCGTCCTCCATTGGCTAGCGCGTGTGCTTGGTTTCacagctcggccccattcacttgagtgggaaTGACTTTCACCTAGACCATGAACATCACTGGCCCTGGAAGAGGCCTAAGCGTTCATGGAGCGCAACCTTCATACAGATGATCGGTTGGGTTGTCAGGATTCAGATCAGACACTGATCTATCCTAAGggtatcaaaatctcggaaagCCCCCTTTCCATCCTTGAGAatttttttgtttcgtttttcttcctttaaatccattttgcaTACAGTGCTAATTCATATCTTAATACCTTTTCTTTACTGTACGGCTACGCCGCTCCAAATCTCCATCAATCTAAAGGAGTACATTTTGGCTCCCTGCacccgccactagagggagctcactgcatgcaGAACCAGATGAGGAGACTGTATGcgataagctccctctagtggcggttgCAGGTAGTCTGCATATAATGTCTATGCTAGAGAGCCTTGTATGTATGCAACAACGACaaaaaatctgcaattttcaaaattgtataataaaatgtgttttaaGAGCAGACTTTCATTTACTTTATTAAAGAGGTTTATGTTCAGGCACCAACATTTATGGGAATGTGGGCATCTCAAAGGCCAAACCACCAACAAATCTGACTGGCATATCTACTCAATATTCTATCTTTGGTGGAAAGGCCAGTCAACAGTGGCCATATTGGCGGGCCAGCAGAGATGAGACTGGTCCTcacacacgtgtgtgtgtgtgtgtgtgtgttttttttttttttgaagtccTCATTATAATCAGTAGTCCTGTAACCGACAAACTGCCGCCCCTTTTTCATCAATCTAatctttaaaatatattttgcattatatttctacatgtgacttattttttatttatttagttttttgtccaTTTGTCTCCAGGTCATCTTCCAGAATGGAGGCTTTACAAAAGTGTGGTTTGCTATGAAGACTTTCCTGACCCCGAGCATCTTAATTATCATGATCTGGTACTGGAGGAGAATAACCATGATGACTCGGCCCCCAGTCCTGCTGGAAAAGTAAGGCCATTTGTGTTCTGATGGGTGCGTGTGGGCTGTCCATATGGGTATTCCTGCCTCTGTTGGCTAAAATGGTACCTTGTGGTGGTTTCCGTAGGATTATCTTTGCACTGGGCATCTCCATGACCTTCATAAACATTCCTGTTGAATGGTTCTCCATTGGATTCAATTGGACTTGGATGCTGCTGTTTGGAGATATCCGCCAAGGCCTTTTCTATGTGATGCTGCTGTCCTTCTGGATTATCTTCTGCGGGGAACACATGATGGTAGGGTTAGTTGTTGAGGTTGGTTAACCTTCCTTGTTTTTGGTTGGGTGCATGACGCGCTGTGTCCTTCTCTGTTTAGGACCAGTCTGAAAGGAATCGCATCTCCATCTACTGGAAGCAAGTTGTCCCCATTGCCTTTGGCTCCTGCTGTCTCTTCATATTTGATATGTGTGAAAGGTAATGGTTCCTTACTGGTTATGATGTGACTGAGGGACTGGTCAGCTCATCCATGATGGtcttgggtggggaaggggagttTAACAACCTTTCAAGTCTTGAAACATTTATGTTCATCTGGTGTAGGATAAAGCAGGAGCAGGTTGATGTCTGACAACCCCATTCctattctatatttttgcagcttAGGAGGACCGCTAACATGGGTGCACATCGATATCATGGGGCTCCATAGTAACTTAGTAAGGACCCCTGCGATTTTtggtttttcaatttttttttattagacctcatgcactcaactgtatgtattttgtggatccacaaagtaTGGATACTGTTcgtgttgcatctgcattttatgtggacccattgacttaaccGGGTCTGCAGCGTGCATTTTGCTGCCACTTATTTGCAGAACAGATATATGGATGAAAAGCGCACGGATCATCTGTGTgtacattctgcaaaaagatacatctgcaaaatgcagaccacagacccactgaagtcaaaGGCTGAAAATGGGGACCACATCGGTATTTTACAGACCACAAAACGGACATGAgacattgtttattttatttaaaaaaataataaactcctTGCTGCACCCACTTTACCTGACGTCTGTGTCTATTTCTCAGCATATATAAATACAGTACACTGATGCAGCTCCTCaatctcctgcttccttttctttaAGCATTACATAAGAGAACtcactgccaccactagagggagctccatcTATATGAATTTATACAGTTAACATTGAATGCAATGGCGGCTATAAAAATCTCATTACACCGAGCTCCCACTCTTGGTGGCTGCagaaaaatactgttttttggctACAAGCGGGAAAGATCATTGCCGGGCTCCATAGCAGTttctatctttatatatatattttttttaaatggttagGTGGTTAGGATATATGTTCTGCTCCTTAATTCGCTGCGTTGCTTTCTTTCCCTCAGGGGAGTCCAGCTGAAGAACCCATTTTACAGCATTTGGACCACAGATGTAGGAGCGGAGCTTGCTGTATCCTTTTTACATCTTTAGCCTTAAATGGATTATCGCATAATTAATCTAAATTAAAACATCCATTCGGACATCCAATAGCACATGAAAATCTCTAAtagagctagaaccagccctgcacctcgcatggatccaaagatctcagGCAtgctctagctgttgtaaaactacaatgccctgctgtaagctgttcgggcatgttgggagttgtagttgtgcaacagctggagggccgcaggctgAGCATGTCTGGTTTAAATGAATGATCGGTCTGATCTGCTGTCCAGCATCAGCCATTCATCATGAAGCTTGTGTATGTTCTATAGGCAACTTTGACACCGGCCTAACCAGCCAAAAGAAGTCCATCCAGGGACTGCTCCAGTTATGTGGGTCCTTTGCGGACCCCTGTGACCCTGTTGCCATTTTCCCCATCCTGATCTTGAGAAGCATAGAgcaccttaaggctactttcacacttgcgttcgaggttccgcttgtgagttccgtttgaaggctctcgcaagcggccccgaacggatccgtacagccccaatgcattctgagtggatgcggatccgctccgaatgcatcagtatggctctgcttggcctccgttccgctcagcaggcggacacccgaacgcagcttgcagcgttcgggtgtcggcCTGGCCGtgcgaagccaaacggatccgtccagacttacaatggaagtcaatgggggacggatccgtttgaaattgcaccatattgtgtcatttcaaacggatccgttcccccattgactttcaatgtaaagtctaacaattagacttagaattttttctgaactataatgcagacggatccgttctgaacggatcccatcgtttgcattataggagcggatccttctgtgcagacaccagacggatccgctccgaacgcaagtgtgaaagtagccttacctggatCACCAGGGGCGTGCGCCTGATTTTGCTTTGTTGCTGCGTCCGTTCATTGCCTAGAGGCCATCATGTAAATTTTTCCTTTGCTTTGAAAGTCCTGATTTTACAAAATTCTCTCTAgtttttaaggggttaataaaacaaTTACATCCCGTGAAGCTTCACCGGAGGCTTGTGGACATTTCTCCTCGGCTCCGGGGAGCATCAGCAGAAATAAGTCTCCAGCTCCATTCATACAAGTGTGATAAATGTGTTTAATAATTGATTCCCGTTCATCGCACATGCAGGAACATGGGTTTCATGTCAGGTTCTCAAGCGTCAGGGGCACTGAAGAAGGGGGGGCCCCTGGTAATGGGGATAAATGCAGCGAGGTTAGTTATAGGGGGCCGGAAGACACCCCCACGCCGTATAGAAGGGCAGTTTAAAGGGcacttagaattttattttatttttggaaggGCAGGTGGGGTGGAGGGACAATTAAAAGATTCCCCATGCACATCCTATCATCTGCTCGGTGGGCTTAGCTGACAtcgcctaatgtgtatgggggtctttTATACAGATTTTTGCATCGGCGCACTCGGAAGCCATTCTGAACAAGactgatccggcactaaaaccattgtaagtcaatgggcgccagattttttatttattttattttttttctcccccgacatgaaaaacaaaaaactgatctGGCGCCTTTTGGTTTACATTGTGTTTCACaacagatccgtcttggtcaGTATCCCGtaactgcttgcagcgtttttgtgcGTCATGAGAACGCAACATAACGGAGTGCATTCTGGTGCAGTCCGTTCAAGTTTTTTCCGTTTTTGTCCCcatttaaaaatgaatggggagaaaactcAGGCATTTTTTTCTGCGGGTTTTAAGATCCTGTGACAGATCTCCAAACCGTACAGCAAAACGCAGTGAATGTGAATGTTGGCCACATCTGCCTCTCCTCCACTTGCCAGCTCTGGGCCGGACCCCTGGCTGCTCCGTCCTCCTCTCTGAACCTGCCTCACCCCTGCACGTTATACAGTATAATCGTCAGTCTGTCCAGAAgcggctgaccatctaatgtgtgtgTGGGGATGTGGCGGATGTTGGGGGTGAGAAGTAGAAGACCTCATGCTTACGACTGTATTTTGCATGTGTCCGATCCGCATTCTTTTGAGGATCTCACAGAAATAAGTGTGCATTGCTGtcgtccatgtgctgtccacatccgtatgtcctttccacaaattatagaacgtcTCCTATTGTctgtattgcagacaagaatggtCCTTTCTAGTGATGGGAGTGGCAGAAATGCAGATTGCACATGGAAGGTATCCATATTCTGACAGTCCGTGGTTTGCAGACCACAATATGGACATGCCCATTTAAACATGCCCAAAACTTAGATTTTCATTGGAGGTAAGACTGCACAGGCTGACTGTGCAAGCAATTGTCGGCAGAGAAGTTTTCcctcccagcaatcgcctgctcgctagtggaggagaccggtgctattgcatgcagcgatctcctccgcagtatgaggaggagcaatcattatgccattgctcgtccccatgttGTCTAGCGGCAGATCTTAATTGGACAGCACGACCTGCCACCAGCAAACTATTTTTTAAGCGTGCTTTAAAAATCACAATTGCCTGATGAGGGAGCTCATTCATCGGGaaattggcggcagtattacactgctacATGATCGCTAACATCGCTATTAATGGTAATTAGGGTACCTTTTGTTAGGTGTTTCGATGCAAGCCAGGGTGTGCAGAGTGCAGTGGCCAGTGCATGGAAACCAGGCCATCCCACAATGGCAAAAACTGttaccacaatatacagtacaaatCTCTCCAGATGGATTTGTATGGTTTTGAGGAAGGGTGGAAATTATTGTACCTTAATGTCCTACTGCACACTCTGTATCTGACCATCTCACTTTTGCAACGGAGGGGTACAGTTTTTGTTTAAGACCCCCGGTTGGGTCTTAAACAAAAACTGCACTGAGGGGGAATACTGTTAAGACACCTTTCACACTTGGACACAACTTGGCCGgttccaagtgtgaagggtgtcttaacagtatTCCCCCTCAGTGCAGTAATTTAGATGGCTTGGGTAGCAGAATACCTTACTGACGTCAACGCTCAGCCATGCAGATTTTCATCCAGAGATTTGAGTCTCTCTAGCTTTTGTCCAGTCCTGTGAGGAATAGAGCTCATTGAGTTTCTTCCTCTCCTTGCTGGAACTCTCTGGACTCTGCAAGGGTTTGATTTAACCCTGTCACTTCTATCCATTACCATACTGGGTATACACAGCATAaaatgacaaataacatggcaagCACTGGACAGTTTGCAAGCACCGCCTGCTCTGCGGTACTGCGCATGTACATCTTGTAGTGGACTTTTCAGGCTGTGCAATCCAAACAGATTTATGGAGTTTGTCATGGTTTCAGGGAATTGGCTGACTAAATAGTGAATAGATACATCTGGAAGCAGTTGTAGATTTAGGAAGAGGATTGAAGACCCAGTTGCTATCATGCAAGTGGCATCCTCCgaaacctcagacttttaagTCTTGCCTCAAGCTATTCAGGTCCTGGGTTCTGTGAGTCAGAACATCTGTGTAGAAGACACAATTCGTCATTCAACCAACCTTTTCCTTAATGGCTGTTCTCAGATGGCTTTCATTATAGTGGCTGGGATCTGCGCCTGTCTGTACTTCTTATTTCTGTGTTTTATGGTGTATCAAGTCTTCAAGAACATCAGCGGGAAACAATCTAGTTTACCAGCAATGAACAGGGCCCGGAGGCTGCATTACGAGGTAAATGACGTTAGGTGGCTCTGAGGGTTAACCCGGGGGTGCAAATAAGTACAAATCCCCCAGAGGGAAACAGGACGTGCAGCCTGAGAATTCAGGCACAACTTTTGTGGTTCGATGCAATGCAGAATTATCCTCAAGTAACCTTAGGCCGTTCTTCTACACACCCAAAGCAAACACACATTGGCCAGAAGTTGGAATCAACAGCGGACTGTGTGTATCTGAGTTTGACCTGAAACCATATGGAGCCAAACTGCATGGTAAGAATATCTCCTGGTCATCACATAACTAAAGATGTCTGGCACATCCATATTTGTATATAAAAATCTGTAACTGGCCAAGCCATGGACAAATGCTAATGGTGACCACCACATAAAACCTCTGCTCACCATGAGCTGCTCAAAGACTCTGTACATGCAATGGACTGGTTCATGGTGGATGGCCTTCTTGCTCTTGCCATGTTTCCCCAACATCCCATTTCTTGGCCACTGGTTGGGTTGGCCATCTAAtgccttggattttttttattttgtggtctCTCTTTATGCTTTCTCTCTTTTATGCTTTCTTTTATAGGGGCTGATTTTTAGGTTCAAGTTTCTGATGATCATCACCCTGGCCTGTGCCGCCCTGACCACCGTCTTCTTCATTACCACACAGGTAACTGTTTTTGATCACATTGTCACCCATTTTACATCAAGTTTTGGGTCATACATTACATCACAAGCTGCCATAGGCTTTGTATGGCTACAAAAGCCACCATAGAGCTGCTCTACTCAGTCAACAGAATAGGGCTAGGGGTGGGCGATGCTAGTGCAGGACCAGGCGTTCTAAGGTGGGAATGGTGGCAGGTAGTACAGAGAGGGATGCTGAAGGCtatgttgaaggggt
This Bufo gargarizans isolate SCDJY-AF-19 chromosome 7, ASM1485885v1, whole genome shotgun sequence DNA region includes the following protein-coding sequences:
- the WLS gene encoding protein wntless homolog, encoding MAGAIIENMSTKKLCLMGGLLLVCQVLAFLVGGLIAPKPTSFVNILAVKCFDVRKGHHSAPKWLLPWGKDRCDSIQGFEEAASRLIEANDIVFSTHIPHYGQEMSPWFQFMLIILQMDIAFKLNNYIEDNAVVTLDVSVAYRDELNDPWTELASSVEQRKLQCTFPVAKTADNQGRYYECDVLPLMELGTVAHKYYLVNIRIPVNEEKKINVNIGEINDLHLVVIFQNGGFTKVWFAMKTFLTPSILIIMIWYWRRITMMTRPPVLLEKIIFALGISMTFINIPVEWFSIGFNWTWMLLFGDIRQGLFYVMLLSFWIIFCGEHMMDQSERNRISIYWKQVVPIAFGSCCLFIFDMCERGVQLKNPFYSIWTTDVGAELAMAFIIVAGICACLYFLFLCFMVYQVFKNISGKQSSLPAMNRARRLHYEGLIFRFKFLMIITLACAALTTVFFITTQVSEGNWKWGEYNIELNSAFFTGIYGMWNLYVFALMFLYAPSHKNYGDDQTNSGTGMNSAEELQLTTTIMHADGPTELYRLAGKEAQE